TCAGACTCGATTGCTGAGGCTCCTCCCGGACATCGATACCGAGGAGGATTGGAATCGCTTTCGTCAGCGGCAGGTCGCGTGGCGAACTCCTTGAGATCATGAGTTTGAGATTGGAAATGTTACAGGTTGCCCGTCTGGCAGAACCACTGCTTGGCGACTCGGTTGCTTTGGTCAGGCGCTTTCTGTCGCGTCAGCGAAACGACGATGGGGGCTTTGCGGATCGGACGGGGAAGAGCGATCTTTACTACACCGTGTTCGGACTGGACAGCCTGCTGAGCCTTCGATCGGACATCGATTGGCGTCTGACCGAGCACTATTTGATGGGATTCGGCAGCGGGGAGAATCTGGATTTTGTTCATCTCTGTTGTTTGATTCGCGGCTGGTCGGTGGTTGCTCATGTGAATCCGAGCGCTCCAATTCCCCCGTCCGTGCGTCAGCTGGCGCTCGATCGTTTGAGTTCGCATCGTACCCCAGACGGCGGGTTCCATCCCGTAGCAGGTAACTCAGCGGGCACCGCTTATGCCGCGTTCCTGGCGGTGGGAGCCTACCAGGATTTGAAGGAACCCATTCCTGAGCCGATGGCCTTGGTCCAATCCTTCAAGTGGCTGGAGACTCGTGATGGGGCGTGGACCAACGAGCGCTTGCCTCTGGCGGCTGGCTCCAGGGCGATGGATATGGGGTCGACCAACGCGACAGCTGCGGCGGTCGCGGTCCTGCGTCAGCTGCGAATGCCCATCAACCGCGACGTAGGGCAGTGGCTGCTGGACCGCGTTCATTCGAGCGGGGGGTTTTTGGCGATGCCCATGGCTCCTATTCCGGATCTCCTTTCCACGGCGACGGCGTTGCATGCGCTGTCGGGTTTGGAACGATCTACCGATGGCATCCAGGAGCGATGTTTGGATTACATCGACACTTTGTGGACCAACGAGGGCAGCTTCCACGGCAATTGGACCGAGGACACGTTGGATACGGAATACACCTTCTACGGACTATTAGCCTTGGGGCATTTGGCGGTCTAGCAGCGAACAGCAGCTGCACCAGGTCCTTGGCTGGTGTGAGTGCGGAAACAGGAACGGCCCTGATGCAGCCGGTGTTCGCTGCTAGAGGGCACTGCGTGCGGGGAGACGGAGGCTACTGTTGTTCTGAATCCCAGTTCCGATTGTAGGAGACGAGGTGACGAGGCTTGGTTCATCGAGAGGCGGAGGCGGCACCGAAGTGAGATTGCGCGCCTGACCTGCTGAAGCAGGAACTCCATACTCCGAAGGCTCGGTCGTAGGTACGTAGTTCCGCCTTCAGGCGGAGGGGGCTCCGAAGTGAGATTGCACGCCTGACCTGCTGAAGCAGGAACTCCATACTCCGAAGGCTCGGTCCTAGGTACGTAGTTCCGCCTTCAGGCGGAGGCGGCTTCGAAGTGAGATGGCACGCCCGACCTGCTGAAGCAGGAACTCCATACTCCGAAGGCTCGGTCCTAGGTACGTAGTTCCGCCTTCAGGCGGAAGGGGCTCCGAAGTGAGATTGCGCGCCTGACCTGCTGAAGCAGGAACTCTATACCCGGAATTACTTCTTTTTCTTCTTCGAGTCGTCGGGTTGTTCGGGCTCGTTGGCTTGGTTGATCCGAGGGGTCTTCTTCTCCACTTCCAGGAGTAGCTGGCGGGCTTGCTCAGGAGTTCGCGTGACCACGGGACGCAAGAACACCATCAGTTCAACCTCGCGGGTGACTTTGTCCTTCTTCTTAAAGGCCCAGCCCAGGCCCGGGATGCTGCCCAGGACCGGCACCTTGCGAATCACGTTTTGGTTCTCCTTCTGGATGATCCCACCCAGCACCAAGGTTTCTCCACTCTTCATCATGAGGTCGGTTCGGAAATTACGGGTGTCGAGAATCGCCCCTCCGAACAGGGTTTCGCCATTGCGAATGCTCGACGACTCGACGCGCACCTTCAATGCAACTTCCTCGCTGCTGTTGATGTGGGGAGTGACCTCGAGAATGACACCCACATCCTTATATTGGAACGTGTCGTTGCGACCTCCCACATCCGTGTTGAGGCTGCCGGAAATAAACGGCACTTGAGCACCCACGAAGAGTTTGCCGAGTTCGTTGTCGGCAATGTTCAGCTGGGGTTCGGCCATCACGGTGGCATCCGTGTTTTTACGCAGGAACTGAACCAGGACGTCCAGGTTCATGCTGGCATCCAGAACGCCGCTCTTGAGCGAGCCGGACCCGCTGCTGCCCGTAAAAATCTTGCGGAAGCTGCCCAGCACCGCCGGACTTCCGGCGGCACTGCCCTTTGTTCCGCCGGCGAGCAGGGCGCCGTCCTTGTCCTCGGCGCTGAAGGCATTCTCACCGTCGGCCGACCAGCGGACCCCCATCTTATCCCGGAAGTCCGAAGAGACCTCGATGATCCGCGCCTCGATCAGCACCTGGGCCGTGGGAGCGTCCATGTCATTGATCAGCTTCATGACTTGGGGAAAGAAGTGCATGTTGGCGGTCACCAATAGAGAGTTGGAGCGGCGGTCCGGCACGACCCGCACTCGTCCCACCAAGTCGCTCACCTGGCGCGGGTTGGTACGGCCATCCCCTGATCGAGTGTTCTCGGCCTGTCCGCCCAGCCACGGGAAGTAAGCATCCTCCTTGGTTTCCTTCTCGAGAATGAAGTTGCCCTGTGAGTTGTTGTTTTGCTGTTGCTGGTTGCGGTTGTCGCCCTGGTTGCCTTGCTGCGGAACCTGACGCAAGGGCGGGGAGCCGCCTTTGGCGAAAAGGATGTTGAGGCTGCTGGCGATGTTGATCGCCTCGGCAAATTTGAGCGGGACGCGCAAGGTCGTCTCTCCCGCCTGCGACGGCACGTCCAGATCCTTGATGACCTCCTCGACCGCCCCCAGGTTCTCGGGGGAATTGGACGTGATGATGAGGGAATTGGAGTAGGGTTCACTGGTGATGCGAACCTTGCCATAGAGGCGTCCAACATCCCGGTTGGCGGTTTCGGGCGGATCATCATCATAGAACCAATAGGTGCGGGCCTGCGTCTTCTTCAGAAAGAGTTCGTTCAGCACCTCCTCGAGGTCGACGGCGCTGACATACTTCAGACGGATGATTTTTGGCGCCAGGCTGTTATCGCCCACCGGCTCATCGAGTTCCTTGATCATTTGCTCGATCCCCTCCATGGCGCTCGGCGGGCCTTGGACCACGACTGAATTGCGTCGACGATCGGCCACCACGCTGGTCTTTTTGGCCTGCTTGCCATCCGAGGGATAGGAGAAGTAGAAGTATCGGGAGGTGTTCTTGTTTTCTCCCACCAGATCCTGCAGCTGCTTCGCGACATCTTCGGCGTCGGCATTCTTCAGCGCAAAGGTCTTGATCTGCTTGTCCTGCGCGTCGTCGGTATCCAGCGATTGAATCAGCTTCTGGATGCTTTGGAAATTGACCTCACTCGCGAGCACGATGAGCGAGTTTGATTTCTCGTTCGCGGCCACCTCAATCACTTCCTTCATCGATTTGCCACTCATCTTCTGGTACAGTGGCCCAATCTCTTTCATGAGCTCGCCGGCGTTGACATGCTTCAGGTTGATCACCCTCACGCTCACATCCTGAGGCTTCTGAGTGTCCAGCAGGTCGATGAGTTTTTTGATCTCCTCCCATTTGCTTTTGGGCGTCGTGATGATGAGGCGATTGGCGATCTTGTCGGGCCAGATCTTGACTCCCGACGCCGTGTTCGCTGCCGGCTTCGCGGATGAACCGCCGCCGGGTTGCGATTCAGGCATGGGCACCGGCATGGGCATCGGGCTACTGCCGCCGGAGGAACTTCGGGAACTGCTGGAGCCGCCGCCGGTTTGCGCGTTCAAGATGAGTCCTAGGAGATTGGCGATCTCATCCCCTTCGGCATACTTGAGCGCGTAGATTTCGATGATGGATTCCGATGCGGAGGCCACATCGAGTTCCTGAATCATCTCCGCCACCAGGCGCAGGTTATCGTTGTAATCAGTGACCACTAATTGCTGGGCGCGCTCATCCAGATCCACGATGGCCTTCTCGGAGAGCACCACCTTCAGCTTCTCTTTGATCTCGGCAGGTTGGAGATGCTTCAGCGGGAAGATCTTGATGAGCCGTTGGCGACCTTCGGGAATGCTCTTGCTGGAGGGATCCACGAGTTCGGGATTCATCTTCGGTTCTTGGCCTTCCGGCACAATCAGAATGGATTTGGAGGATTCGATGACGTTGAACCCTTCCAGAGACAAGGCGCGGTAGAGGAGGTTGAGCGCTTCGCGGGTTTTGATGGGCTTCGAGCTGACAATCGTGACCTGACATTGGGCGCGAGGATGCTTGATCACACTTTTGCCGGTCACCTTGGCGAGCCATTGGACCACCATATCGACGTTGGCGCCCTGAAAACTCAGCTGGATCTCATCGCTCGCCAGAGCGCTGGCGTCGGCGGTAGCGGGGGGGGCTGGAGGAGCGGGATCCTGGGCCAGGCCCACCGAACTGGAAGCCAACCAGCAAGCCAGGGATAGAACCGCGATTCCCCGGTGCATGGCATGGAGGGGCGGCGGCCAGGTTGAGTTAGGTCTGGAGCGTGACGTTTTCATCGGTTGGAGAGACGGAGGGACATGAGGTGCTTTCACGGTTTTTTCTCCTGCGTTTTCGGTAACAACGTTGAGCTTCCTAAGCCGGAAAAGATGGTCAACTCCCGTCGGACACCATTCTCCTCAATGACGACACGATTCGTGCCCACCTGGAGGAGTTTGAGGCCATCGAGAGTTTCGCCTGTCCGCAACAAACCGGTGCGGCCGTTGGCTGTACGGATGAAGGCGTCGCGACCAGCGATCCCCATGAGGGCCACCGGCTGAGGTCGAATCACGGGACCGAGGATTTCGCTCTGGGTAATCTTCTCGACTTGGAGACGGATTGACTCCGGCAGCGGTTCGCCAGGGCCCGCCTTTGCCGCTGGGGGACGACCGGCAGGGCTGTTGGTCCCCGGGGACTGGAGCGCACTGGGAGCTGCCGCCGCCATAGACATAGTTAGTGTAGGTATGGATTTTAATCCGTCGTCCCGCAGGAGCAGCCGGACGGTGGGATACAGAAGGATCAGGGCCAGCACGAGGCAGCACTGTTTCAGCAGCTTTTCCGATCGTTCAGACATTTCGTCCCTCCTCCCGGATCAACTGTTTCCAGTCCAAGATCAGCAGCGTGAGGTTGAGTTTGAGCATGCCCGGCCCGCCGGCAGGGGCCGGCGCCAATTGAACGGTATCCAGCATGACGGGGTAGCCCAGAGTCACCAGCTGATGCAGCAAACCCAGGACGGCTGGGACTTTCCCGACTCCCTCGAGCTGGATCGACGTCAGCTCTCGGCTTCCGGTGCGGGGTGGCGACTCTCTCAGCGGGCCGAGTTGGATACCGCTCGATGCGGCGGCCTGCTGAATGGCGGAGCTGGTATCGGCGATGAGCGTTGCATCCTTGATGGCGGTCGGGTCGAGCCGGAACTGGCGTTTGAGCTTCTCAAGAATGAGAGTCTTGGTTTCGTAGGGCGCGAACTCGCGCTTCAAGTTCTGGGCACGGTCGAGCAGGCGGAAGTAGTCGGCCCGCTGCTGTTCCAATCGGCCCAGGCCCTTGGCCCCGAAGAACAGGCCAAGGTAGACGCCGATTCCGATCGCCGCGAAGCGGAGAGTTCGTTGATCACGTGGGCTCAGAGGCGTCATAAAAGGTTAAGGCTTGGTCGTCGCGGCGGAGGTGGGCTTCGGAGTTGCGGGAGTTGCCGGGTTTGTTCGGGGTGCACTGGGGGAGACTTCCGCTACGGGATTTTTTGCAGCGGCGACCTTCAGGCTGGCGGCGAGGCGATCCTCGGGTGACTTCCACTGCGCGCTCATGCGAACGATGACCTGATTACGGTCGGGGGTCGGGCTTTGCTCCTCCACGACCACGGTGGAAAAAAATCCTGATTCAATCAGTTTGAGACGCAAATCCACGGCCTGGGGCCCGTTGGCGAAGGTTCCCCGCAGCGAGACCTCGCCCTTTCGGTTCATGCTGAGGGAATCAATCCGCAGCCCGGGGGAGGCGGATTGAGCCAGGGTCGCCACCGCTTCGAGAAAAGGAGGCTGATTGCGTTGGAGGTATTGGAGGAATCCCAGTTCTTGTTCCAGCTTAGGCAACAAGGCTTTCTGCTTCTCGACCTCTTCAAGCCGACGGGCCAGTCGTGCTTTGCCGAGCAGAGGCTCGACATAGCGGAGACTGAGCAAAGCGACCAGCAGAAGGACGGCCACCAGACCCCATTTGAGGGGCGAGGCACGGCGGGTTGGGACTGGGAGGTGGCTCCCTCGAGATTGCAGCTGGAGCAGCGGCCGTCCGGGGAAACGGGTTTCCCACTCATGGATTCCCTGGGTGGCTGGCGTGCGGCCAGGTCCCGAGATCCACACGAGGCGTTCCACCCGGCCTGATCCTCCCTGGGTGGGCGTCAGAAGCAGTTCGATGCCCTCTAAGTTCGGGCGATCGCCTGAGCAGTAAAGTGCCTGGTCCCCCGCACCCGTCGGCAGCGCTTCACGCAGAGGCTCAAACGCCTTGAGCAACTCCCGCCGGAGATCCTCCCGTCGACCGGGAAGGGTAGACGAGGATCGTAACTCCTGGAGCGCTGAGGCCAAACTCATCTGCAGAGTGGACTGGAGACTCGCGTCGGCGTTGGCTGTTCCCCAGCGGATGATCCTGATGGTTTCCGGAATCCCATCTTGGAAGCAGATCAGCTCACTCTGCTGGCCTTCTACGTGCACGAGGACGAAGGAACCGGGAGCATGGGAGGGGCAAAGACTGCTCCGAGCGAGCGAGGCGATGGTAAAGATGGGTTGAATCCCGGCCGCCTGGCAGAGGGCCTGCAGGTCTTGCAGGGCCTCAGGCTTGATGGCACCGACGAGTACATTCGCTGGCGAGCGGGAGTCGTCGGTCGGGAGTTGCATAAAGCCCCAAGCCAGTTCTGCAGGAGGGACGGGGAACTCGCTCTCGATTTGCAGCGAGAGAACGGCTTCAAGCTTGTCGACGGGTGTGACCGGCAGGCTGAGACGTCGCAGGGAGACGCCCCGACCGCCGATCGCGCACCAGACCGGGCGGCCACGCTCCCAGCCGTGCGCCTTGGCCCATTCGCCGAGCTGGGCTGCTACGCGTGCGATGCAGGCTTGAGTTAAACGCAGGTTGTCGTCGCGCTCGAGCGGGGTCTCCAAGCCATCGGCTCCGTCCAGCAAGAATAAGTGCTGAAGGCCTACTTCGATAATGGGCGTGCGAGTGGACATGAAGGGCAGAGTGTTCACAGGTCTTCCCGATAGGAGAGGGTGTCAAACGTTCCAGATCGATAGCGGACGACCACCTCCACGCGCTGGCGAACACCGCTGGAGGTGATGACTCCTTCGCTGAGGATCCGATAGGTCTCAGATCGGGCGGTGACTTTCGGAGCCACCTGTTTAAAGATCTGGCGGGTCATTCCGGGGACACGCAGAAGCCAAGCGACGTTCGGAAATGAGCCGGAGGATTGACGATAGTTGACGATGGCTTGAGCCAGTTCTCGCTCGACGCCCGGCAGGCAATGAAGCACAGCCGCGTCCGCGGTATTGATATTGATCAAGCCGGGCAATTCGGTTTCGGACTGGAGTGTGATGTCATCGGCGATTTGCAGGAGTAGATCCTGGCTGATGAGTTTTTCACCGGATCCCCTCGATGCACTCGGTCGCGGCGGAGGCGGGGGAGGGGGTGGCGTCGGGCGTTGGCCAGGTCCGGGGCCAGGCGCGGCGGAGGCGGGAGGCTGGGGAGCGGGCGCCTGCGGGTTGACCCGCGTCACGTCCAAAAGATCATCCAAGCTTCCCAATCGCTGCTGGCTGCGGTAGGCCACCAGCGCTTTGGCGATATCGGCGGTGATGCCGGAGATGGTGGTGAGCGTGGACTCATCGGCCGACTGCACATCAACCCGGGTTTCGCCGGCCGCGTTGACGTTCTGCACCGAGGAATGCACGGTGAAGTAGCGCGCCAGGCCCAGGTCCAGGCGATGATCCTGATTGTCGTTGGGTTGGGATATTGGCCCATCGTCCTCGGAGTCGTCCAGGAGGCCATTCGCGTTGCGGTCCTCGCCCAGCAGCACTTCTTCAGTAAAGCCCCGCACCCCCAGCAACTCGCGAACGGTTTCAAACGGAGCGTTGCGAGGAAGGTAGGGGGGGCTGAGGCTGAGGTAGTAGTCCATCTCCGCCCCTCCTGGACGCGCGGTCTCATCCTCGTCCTGGAAATCGATCAAGGCAGCGATGAGATCAGGCGTCATGCCCGGCAGCATCTGGAGTTCTGAATCGGTCGCCTCGTTGACATTCAGCAGCGCCTCCTCGTCCCGAACCCCGTAGCGCAGCTCCTCGCCTCGGTCGGGATCGCCCGGATGGAAGACTCGAAAAACACCGCGACCGAACTGGATGTCTTTGAACTGATCCGGGTTGTCGGCCATGGAGGTCGTGTGATTGTTGCGGCTGCGTTTGCGATCTCCGGCATCCTGGTAGAGCAAAGCCTTGGCCTTCTCGATTCCGGCGAGTGCCAGGTAGCGGGCTTGAATGGTGTCCCCCAAATTTTTGGTTACCTTGAGATCCAGCCGTGAGGTGTAGAGGACGCCGATGACAATCACCGCGAGCAGCGTGAGACACCATAGTAGCCCTACCAGGATGGATCCCTGTGGCCTGCCGCGAGTTGTCGTCATTGGGCGGCTCCTGGGTTGGCTGTCGGGGTAGACGGGTTGCTGCCGCCGGATCGGGAGGCGCCGCTGGGGAGATGCGCCACTGTCTGAACGACGAACGGCGGATCTTCATTGGCAGTCACCCCTTCGCGCGGAGGCATCCCCTGAGGTTGGGCAGGCGGCGGGGAGCCCACGCGCACGGCGAGGGTGATCCGCACCGCCTCAGGGAGGCCTGACAAGTTCGAACGGCCCCGAAGGTCCGGCTGGCCTTTTCGTTTCCCTTGAGGATCTCCCCATTCATCAAACCATTCGTAGCCGTCGTAATACTCCAAGCGGAGGCTTTTGATCCCTTCAGCCAAAGGCTCCTCCACGCCGCCTGCCAGGGGATCTCGGTCAGGGGAGGCGTCTCGTCGTCGGAACAGAGTCAGCAAACCCGACCGCGGGCTCTTGCGCAGGAAGTAGCTCGTTTCACAGAAGTCTGCTTCTCCGGATGCCTGCGGAGAGTAGCGCCGGGTCGCGAAGTCCAGGTTGTCAGCCTCGTCGGCACCGATCTCACGACTCATGCCCAGGAACTCGAACTCGCTCGACAGGCGGCAGGCCGCCCGCAGATCCGAGGCTATCATGTTCAGAGCGACCCGGGCATTTTGGAAAGCGTCGGTGCGGTGATGGATCAGGGTTTGGGAAAGGATGCCCGACCGGAGGCAGGCGTATCCCGCACCCAGGATCAAGGTCATCAGCGCGATGCTAATGACCATCTCCATGAGGGTGAACCCGCTCCGCAGCGCCGGGCTGTTCTTTTCGAGGTCGGGCCGGTTCATGGGTTGCCTCCTCCGCGGCGCCGCTGGCGACCAGAGCCGGATCCAGGACCTGACGTGGAAGGAGCATCCAGACTGGAAGCCGGGGAGTCGAAAAGCATGGTCTTGAGTTCAAACAGCGTCTTTCCGGTTTTGGCCTGCTCGATCACAATTTGAATGTCGTACAGACCGTCGAGGGCGGTTTTCGCAACGGTCTGACGCCAGCGAAAACGGGTGAGCGGTTCGCTGCACTCCCCGGTGGTTTCACCGGCGGCGAGATAGCCTTCGGCGCGCAAGGTTTCGAGCTGGCCGGCGGCCAGGAAGATAGCGGCGGTTTGGACCTCGGAGTCCTTACTGGAGCTCAAGGCGGTGGTGACGCCTTGCACCAAGCCCGCCAGGCCAATGCCCAAGATGAGGATCGCGCAGAGCACCTCGATCAACGAAAAACCGGAATTGGAGCGAGTGGAGCTCAAGGGCGGCGGGTGTCCGCGATGCGCACGCGGGAGGTGGTCGGGTTGATGGTCAGCACCAGGCGAGCCCCACTGGCGTCTTCCAAGCTGATCTGGCGAGCGAGGGAGGTTCCATCGGCATAGAAGGTTAGAGCCGACAGCTCCGACGATGGAAGTGGTGTATTTGAACGAGGGGGACGTGCCACGTTGCCGGGAGGAGCAGGAGTTGCGGCGTCCGCTTCGCTTTGCTCGAGGATGCGCAGCCGGATGGAGGCATCCCATTCGCCGGCGGTCTCGAGATCCATGGAAGGGGTTCGGCTGCGCTGGCCGGCGGTGCCGGTTCGGGCCGGGCCGGTTTCCAGATGAAAGCGTCGGGATGGCTGATCGAAGCGGATTCGTTGGGTTTGGGAATGTGAGATGGCCTGGCTGTTGGCCAGGCTGCAGAGCGTGATGAGGCGTCGGGCCGTGGACTTCAATTTCGCATCGGCGTAGGTGCCAGCCATCTCGGGAAGGATCAACGCGCTCATGATTGCCACCAAGACCATGACGACCATGAGCTCCACCAAGGTGAAGGCGGATCGTTGGCGGCGAGGGGGATGGGGAGGCTGGCCCATGCTGGAGCGGTTTCGGTGCCTACCAGTTGCCGATGTCGGCGTTTTCCTTTTCGCCGCCGTCCACCCCGTCGGCTCCGTAGGACCAGAGGTCAAAGCCGGCTTTGCGTCGGGTTCCCGGGTTCCGGTATTGATAATCGTGGTCCCAGGGATCCTTGCGGAGCACTTTGATGTAAGGGCCCCGCCACCGCTTATCATCGGAAGTGGGAGGGTCGACCAGCACTTTGAGTCCCTCCTCCGTCGTGGGATGCCGGTCCATGTGGAGGTTGAATCGCTCCAGGGCGTTCTCGATCTCACTCACGGCCGACTTGGCGGCGCTGATCTTGGCATCCTGGGTCGTTCCCATGAACTGAGGAATGATGGTGGCGGCGAGAATTCCGAGGATCACGACCACCACCATGATTTCGACTAGGGTGAAGGCGCTTTTGGATCCAGATGCAGCAGGGCTTTGGTGATGCAGGCGGTGCAATGGCAGGCGAGGTGTGTATTTCATGGTTGATGAGAATCAGTGAATGGCTTGACTCATTTTGAAAATCGGAAGCAAGAGGGCGATGACCATGAAGCCGACCAATGCCCCCACCACCAGAATCAGTGCCGGGGCCAGGAGGGAGATCATCGTTTTGGTTCGGGACCGCATCTGACGTTCCTCGATGCCGGCCACCTTGAGCAACATCTCGTCCAGTCGGCCGGTTTCTTCCCCGACGTCGATCATCTGCACGACGCTGTTGGGGAAAATGTTCATCCTGCGCAGGGGTGCGGCCAGGGACTGGCCGCCGCGCGTTTCCTCGGTCACCTGAGCGATCGCCTGGGCGAGCACACGGTTCCCGATGGTGTTCTCCACGATCTTGAGCGCGGGCAGCAGAGAGACGCCACTCTTGACCAGCGTTCCTAACGTTCGGGCAAAGCGTCCCAGGGCGGCGGATTTGAACACGCCTCCCAGGATGGGAATTTGGAGCTTAAGACCGTCCCAGGCCAAGGCCCCTCGGGGCGTGCGGATGCTGTAGCGGAGGCCTGCGCCGGCCGCCCCGGCCACTATCAGCACGGCCCACCAATAGGAGTTCAGCAGCTTGCTGACGCTGAGCAGAATGAGGGTGGGGAGGGGCAGCACGTCCAACATCTCCTGCAGCATGCCGAACAGCCGAGGCAGGACCACGGTTAGGAGAACGAAGACCGTGAAGATGCCGAACACCAGGACGAAGGCGGGATACGCGACCGCCGAGACGACCTCGCTGCGGACCTCGTCCTCGTGTTCCAACAGGGCGGCCAGGTCGGTCATGACCTTCTGGAGTGCTCCCGCCTCCTCCCCCACACGCACCATGCTCACGAACAGGTTGCTGAACAACGCGGGATGTTCTGCGAGCGCGCCCGAAAAGGAGGCCCCTTGCCTGACCGAGTCGGAAAGTCGCTGGACCACCTGCTTGAGGGCTGGATTGGGCTCCTCCTCGCCCAGGCTGGCCAGAGCCTGGGGAATGGGAATCGCTGCCTCTAGCAACGCCGCGATCTCCCGCGTGAAGGCTGTGATTTCTTTGCGCTTGCTGCCGGTTCCGAGTCGGAACCCGGCCGGTGTCGCGGCTGGGTTCCCGCTCGAGTCCTTCTTGGGGATCGTGGCGCTGGGGGCGGTTTTCGACCCAGAGGCCAACGCCTCCAGGCTGGAGGGGACCAGACCGCGATGCTTCAGCTGCTGAAGCGCATTGCGCCGGTCCTCCGCCTCGATGGTTCCTTGAACCGAGGCGCCGGCGGACTCAATGGCTTGATAACGGAATTGCATTATTCAGCGGCGTCACCGGAGACGACCCGTAACACTTCTTCCAAAGACGTGATGCCTTCGGCGGCCTTCTGCAGCGCGTCCTGCTGCAGGGTGACCATGGTCTTTTGGGCGACGGACTTAATTTCGGCGCTGGATCGTCGTTGCAGAATCTTCTCTCTCAGCTCGGGCCCAATGGCCAGCAGTTCGAAGATGCCCACTCGACCGAGGTAGCCAATGCCTCGGCATTCCTCGCAGCCTCGCCCGGTAAAGTAACGATTCGTGCCCGTGCGTGCTCCGGTGGCCTGCAGCTTTTCCCGCAGGGCGTCGGATATCTCGGTTGGAACGCGGCAGTGAGTGCAGATCTTGCGGACCAGACGCTGGGCCAGCACGCCTTCCAGTGAGGATGAAATGAGGAAGGCCTCCACCCCCATGTCCAGTAGGCGAGTCACGGCTCCGGCCGCGTCATTGGTGTGGAGCGTGCTGAAAACCTGGTGCCCGGTGAGAGCCGCGCGAATGGCTATCTCGGCGGTCTCACTATCCCGGATTTCCCCCACCATGACGACATCGGGATCCTGCCGGAGAATGGAGCGCAATCCGGTGGCGAAGGTAAATCCTCGGCTGGGTCGGACGGGAATCTGTGCGACGCCGGCGAGTTCGTACTCCACCGGATCCTCGATGGTGAGGATCTTTTTCTCGGGAGCATAGATACCGCTGAGAATGGAATAGAGCGTGGTGGTCTTGCCGCTGCCCGTGGGGCCGGTCGTGAGGAACAGGCCGTGGGGTTTGTCGACCAGGCGACTCAGCAGTTTGGCGCGATCGGCATCCAGGCCCAGCTCCCGCGGGGTCAGGAGCCGGTTATTCTTTTCGAGCAGCCGAAGAACCATGCTTTCGCCGTAGATGGTGGGCATGGTGCCCACCCGGATATCCACACGCACCCCACGGTGGTTGATCTGGATATGGCCATCCTGGGGCAGGAATCGCTCGGCGATGTTCATATCCGCCATGATCTTGATGCGTGATACCAGAGCGGCGTGCAGCTGTTTGGGCGGTGGCGGCTTCTCCTGGAGGAATCCATCGATGCGGTAGCGCAGCTGGAGGCTCTGTTCGAACGGAACCAGGTGAATGTCGCTCGCTCGCTCGCGCAACGCTGTGGAGATGATGACGTTGACGAGGTTGATGACAGTTGGCTCGTTGGCCATCACCTCGATGTCGTGCATGTTCCGCGCTTCTGCGCCGGCCTCCGATTCAGAGCCGATGTTCTGGATCATCTGCTCTACCGTGACCTGATAGTGCTCGGAGATTTTTTCCAGGATCCAACCTTCCGGGACCAGGGTTTCCTGCATCTC
This genomic window from Verrucomicrobiales bacterium contains:
- a CDS encoding type II/IV secretion system protein, with translation MEKHDESPKGAVPGRESTNHPSSASAPDTVAKPAPTQTPTLSPKLSISPEAIRLLPAAFVKQHRVLPLEIREATLHLAVIQASSGRLVDDLRLMTGLEMQETLVPEGWILEKISEHYQVTVEQMIQNIGSESEAGAEARNMHDIEVMANEPTVINLVNVIISTALRERASDIHLVPFEQSLQLRYRIDGFLQEKPPPPKQLHAALVSRIKIMADMNIAERFLPQDGHIQINHRGVRVDIRVGTMPTIYGESMVLRLLEKNNRLLTPRELGLDADRAKLLSRLVDKPHGLFLTTGPTGSGKTTTLYSILSGIYAPEKKILTIEDPVEYELAGVAQIPVRPSRGFTFATGLRSILRQDPDVVMVGEIRDSETAEIAIRAALTGHQVFSTLHTNDAAGAVTRLLDMGVEAFLISSSLEGVLAQRLVRKICTHCRVPTEISDALREKLQATGARTGTNRYFTGRGCEECRGIGYLGRVGIFELLAIGPELREKILQRRSSAEIKSVAQKTMVTLQQDALQKAAEGITSLEEVLRVVSGDAAE